The following proteins are encoded in a genomic region of Triticum dicoccoides isolate Atlit2015 ecotype Zavitan chromosome 1B, WEW_v2.0, whole genome shotgun sequence:
- the LOC119337023 gene encoding pentatricopeptide repeat-containing protein At3g60050-like, protein MIRGARAPPLRVARLFLPSRRLCGVDSRTGVEVPGTGQQDDGRILEREGEASLDPATVTPEVLLRMPPPPPLPGQPESGDYDAENLSSGSGSRRRPREELRLTDRILKVLLQDGPGFSARKALDEMNLKVTNELVRQVMFKFVVSVDSVNRERYPRLAYKFFVWAGQQERYRHNTGMYNLVMKVFAECGEVKAMWRLLEEMTEIGLPVSARTFHILICTCGQAGLRRRLVERFIKSSSFNYRPFRSSFNAILHTLLTIKQYSLIEWVHQKMVTEGHTPDVLTYNVVMRAKYLLGKLDQFHRLLDEMGKNGLTPDLHTYNLLLHVLGKGDKPLAALNLLNYMSDVGCVPSVLHFTNLIDGLSRAGNLEACRYFFDEMVKKGCEPDAVCYTVMITGYVAAAEFEEAQKLFDDMLVRGKLPNVYTYNSMIRGLCIVGEFDKACSMLKDMDLHGCTPNFSVYSTLVCRLRNAGKDSEANHVIKYMTKKGQYLHLLSRFGGYRRC, encoded by the coding sequence ATGATACGGGGCGCTCGCGCACCTCCCCTCCGAGTAGCCCGGCTGTTCTTGCCTTCCCGCCGCCTATGCGGCGTCGATTCAAGAACCGGTGTCGAGGTGCCCGGCACTGGGCAGCAGGATGATGGCCGCATtctggagagagagggcgaggcgAGCCTAGATCCGGCGACCGTTACGCCCGAAGTGCTCCTccgcatgccgccgccgccgcccctgcccggcCAGCCGGAGAGCGGCGACTATGATGCCGAAAATTTGTCCTCTGGTTCCGGTTCCAGGCGGAGGCCCCGTGAGGAATTGAGGCTGACAGATAGGATTCTCAAGGTCCTGCTGCAGGATGGCCCGGGGTTCAGCGCCCGCAAGGCGCTCGACGAAATGAACCTGAAGGTGACCAACGAGCTGGTCAGACAGGTGATGTTCAAGTTTGTTGTGTCTGTCGATAGTGTCAACCGTGAAAGGTACCCGAGGCTGGCATACAAGTTCTTCGTGTGGGCAGGGCAGCAGGAGAGGTACCGCCATAACACGGGCATGTACAACCTCGTTATGAAGGTCTTTGCCGAGTGCGGGGAGGTTAAGGCGATGTGGCGGCTGCTTGAGGAGATGACGGAGATTGGGCTGCCTGTCTCTGCTCGTACATTCCACATTTTGATATGCACATGTGGGCAGGCTGGGTTGAGGCGGAGGCTGGTGGAAAGGTTCATCAAGTCAAGTAGTTTCAACTACCGCCCGTTCAGGAGTTCGTTCAATGCGATATTGCACACGCTCCTGACAATAAAACAGTACTCTTTGATCGAATGGGTTCACCAGAAAATGGTAACAGAGGGGCACACTCCTGATGTATTGACATACAACGTGGTCATGCGTGCAAAGTATTTGCTCGGAAAATTGGATCAGTTCCATAGATTGCTTGATGAGATGGGAAAGAATGGGCTTACACCTGACCTTCATACTTACaatctcttgcttcatgtgcttggtaaAGGAGACAAACCGCTTGCAGCTCTCAATTTACTGAACTATATGAGTGATGTTGGTTGTGTGCCTAGTGTGCTCCATTTCACAAACTTGATAGATGGTCTTAGCCGTGCTGGTAACCTAGAAGCTTGCAGGTATTTCTTTGACGAGATGGTGAAGAAAGGGTGTGAACCGGATGCTGTCTGCTACACTGTTATGATTACAGGCTATGTGGCAGCCgcagaatttgaggaagcccagaaGTTGTTTGATGATATGTTAGTGAGAGGGAAGCTTCCAAATGTGTACACATACAATTCAATGATACGTGGGCTTTGCATAGTAGGTGAGTTTGATAAAGCTTGCTCTATGCTGAAGGATATGGACTTGCATGGATGCACACCAAACTTCTCAGTGTACAGTACTTTAGTGTGTAGGTTGCGAAATGCTGGAAAGGATTCTGAAGCTAATCATGTTATTAAGTACATGACAAAGAAGGGCCAATATCTTCATTTGTTGTCGAGGTTTGGGGGATATAGAAGATGCTGA